The Miscanthus floridulus cultivar M001 chromosome 17, ASM1932011v1, whole genome shotgun sequence genome has a window encoding:
- the LOC136517327 gene encoding large ribosomal subunit protein eL18x-like isoform X3, with product MGIDLVAGGRNKKTKRTAPKSDDVYLKLLVKLYRFLVRRTKSNFNTIILKRLFMSKTNRPPISLRRLVKFMEGKEEKNIAVIVGTVTDDKRIQEVPAMKVTALRFTETARARIVNAGGECLTFDQLALCAPLGENTVVS from the exons ATG GGTATCGACCTCGTCGCCGGCGGGAGGAACAAGAAGACCAAGCGCACGGCGCCCAAGTCCGACGATGTCTACCTCAAGCTCCTCGTCAAG CTCTACCGTTTCTTGGTCAGGAGGACCAAGAGCAACTTCAACACTATCATCCTCAAGAGGCTCTTTATGAGCAAAACCAACCGCCCACCAATCTCCCTACGACGCCTTGTCAAGTTCATGGAAGGAAAG GAGGAGAAGAACATTGCTGTGATTGTTGGTACAGTCACAGATGACAAGAGGATCCAAGAGGTTCCAGCAATGAAGGTTACTGCCCTGAGGTTCACTGAGACAGCAAGGGCTAGGATTGTCAATGCTGGTGGGGAGTGCCTCACATTTGACCAGCTTGCTCTCTGTGCTCCACTTGGCGAGAACACG GTTGTGTCCTAG
- the LOC136517327 gene encoding large ribosomal subunit protein eL18x-like isoform X2 encodes MGIDLVAGGRNKKTKRTAPKSDDVYLKLLVKLYRFLVRRTKSNFNTIILKRLFMSKTNRPPISLRRLVKFMEGKEEKNIAVIVGTVTDDKRIQEVPAMKVTALRFTETARARIVNAGGECLTFDQLALCAPLGENTCPVCRLCPRCSPRTAQTFS; translated from the exons ATG GGTATCGACCTCGTCGCCGGCGGGAGGAACAAGAAGACCAAGCGCACGGCGCCCAAGTCCGACGATGTCTACCTCAAGCTCCTCGTCAAG CTCTACCGTTTCTTGGTCAGGAGGACCAAGAGCAACTTCAACACTATCATCCTCAAGAGGCTCTTTATGAGCAAAACCAACCGCCCACCAATCTCCCTACGACGCCTTGTCAAGTTCATGGAAGGAAAG GAGGAGAAGAACATTGCTGTGATTGTTGGTACAGTCACAGATGACAAGAGGATCCAAGAGGTTCCAGCAATGAAGGTTACTGCCCTGAGGTTCACTGAGACAGCAAGGGCTAGGATTGTCAATGCTGGTGGGGAGTGCCTCACATTTGACCAGCTTGCTCTCTGTGCTCCACTTGGCGAGAACACG TGTCCAGTGTGCAGGTTGTGTCCTAGGTGCTCTCCCAGAACAGCTCAAACCTTTTCCTGA
- the LOC136517327 gene encoding large ribosomal subunit protein eL18x-like isoform X1 yields the protein MGIDLVAGGRNKKTKRTAPKSDDVYLKLLVKLYRFLVRRTKSNFNTIILKRLFMSKTNRPPISLRRLVKFMEGKEEKNIAVIVGTVTDDKRIQEVPAMKVTALRFTETARARIVNAGGECLTFDQLALCAPLGENTCAGCVLGALPEQLKPFPEECWHQTSAILQIIIIK from the exons ATG GGTATCGACCTCGTCGCCGGCGGGAGGAACAAGAAGACCAAGCGCACGGCGCCCAAGTCCGACGATGTCTACCTCAAGCTCCTCGTCAAG CTCTACCGTTTCTTGGTCAGGAGGACCAAGAGCAACTTCAACACTATCATCCTCAAGAGGCTCTTTATGAGCAAAACCAACCGCCCACCAATCTCCCTACGACGCCTTGTCAAGTTCATGGAAGGAAAG GAGGAGAAGAACATTGCTGTGATTGTTGGTACAGTCACAGATGACAAGAGGATCCAAGAGGTTCCAGCAATGAAGGTTACTGCCCTGAGGTTCACTGAGACAGCAAGGGCTAGGATTGTCAATGCTGGTGGGGAGTGCCTCACATTTGACCAGCTTGCTCTCTGTGCTCCACTTGGCGAGAACACG TGTGCAGGTTGTGTCCTAGGTGCTCTCCCAGAACAGCTCAAACCTTTTCCTGAAGAGTGTTGGCATCAAACCAGTGccatcctccaaatcatcatcatcaaatga